The window CCGCGCCCAGCGCCAGGCCCACCGTGACCGCCTCCGCGAGGCTGAGCAGCCCGGCGGAGGGGTCGCCCTGCGTGATCTCGATCAGGCCCCGGTACAGGATGCTGCCGGGCAGCAGCGGGGCGATCGACGGGACCAGGTAGGGCAGCACCGGTCTGCGCGTGCGCCGCGCCAGCCAGTGGCCCACCACGCCCACCGCGACCGCGCCCGCGACCGTGCCCACCACCGCGGGCACGTGCAGCAGGTCGCGCATGCTCGCGTAGATCACCCAGATCATCACGCCGAGCACGCCGATCATCGGCAGCATCCGGGGCGGTACGGCGAGCGAGATCGCGAAGGCCACCGCGATCCCCGCCGCGCCGATCAGTACGGGGACCTCCATCGAGGTTCCCGCGGAGGGGAGGTCCTCCAGGTTGATGTTCACGCCCAGGCGCTGGGCGGTGTAGGCGACCGCGCCCACGCCGGACACGATCGCGCCCAGGATGAAGAAGGTCTCCAGCAGGCGCGCCGCCGCCGACACGTAGGTGCCGCTGATGCCGTCTTGGAGGCTGGAGACCAGCGGGCGTCCGGGCAGCAGGGCCATGATGTTGCCGGTGATGATCGCCCCGGCCTGGAGGCCGAGGTCCAGCGTGGTGCTGGCCCACAGCAGCGCCACGCCGATCGTGGCGGCCACCACCGCGGCGCCCGCCATCTGGTAGAACTCCGCGACGCCCCGCTTGGCCAGGAACACCGACGTGCGGTCGCCCATGACGGTGGCCAGGAAGGCCGCGGTCGCCACGATCAGGCCGCCGCCCACCATGAGGCTCGCGCTGGAGGCGATGAGGCCGAACCCGACCGCGATGAGCCAGTTGGGGTAGGGCATGCGGGCGCGCCTGATCTGGGTCAGGCGGGCGGCGGCGTCCTCCAGTTCCAGCAGGCCGAGCGCGCACTGCTGCACCAGGGTGTGCAGTTCGTTGACGCGGAAGTAGTCCAGGGTGCGGCGGCGCACCACCCGTTCGCCGGTGATCGGGGGGTGTTCGCCCCCGGGGTGGGTGGACAGGGTGA is drawn from Nocardiopsis dassonvillei subsp. dassonvillei DSM 43111 and contains these coding sequences:
- a CDS encoding threonine/serine exporter family protein — translated: MRDWREAHERELTPDGFDETEDVNLPDARAIDLVLRVGELMLASGEGTEAVSEAMLSLSVAFDLPRSEVSVTFTTITLSTHPGGEHPPITGERVVRRRTLDYFRVNELHTLVQQCALGLLELEDAAARLTQIRRARMPYPNWLIAVGFGLIASSASLMVGGGLIVATAAFLATVMGDRTSVFLAKRGVAEFYQMAGAAVVAATIGVALLWASTTLDLGLQAGAIITGNIMALLPGRPLVSSLQDGISGTYVSAAARLLETFFILGAIVSGVGAVAYTAQRLGVNINLEDLPSAGTSMEVPVLIGAAGIAVAFAISLAVPPRMLPMIGVLGVMIWVIYASMRDLLHVPAVVGTVAGAVAVGVVGHWLARRTRRPVLPYLVPSIAPLLPGSILYRGLIEITQGDPSAGLLSLAEAVTVGLALGAGVNLGGELVRAFQHGGLAGAGMRSRPAARRTRGGY